Genomic segment of Bacteroidota bacterium:
TTCACATTCTATATTTTTTAATGGGAATATATATATATGATAAAAGCAAGTAACATTACCAAAAAATTTGGGCAAATAGAAGTGCTACGTGGCATTGACGTTCACGTTAAAAAAAGTGAAGTCGTTTCTATTATAGGTGCTTCAGGTGCGGGCAAATCTACACTATTACATATATTGGGAACATTGATGCCTACCGACGGTGGGAGTTTTAGTATTGATGGTATTGATGCACATTTATTAAAAGGTAGAAAACTCGATAAATTTAGAAACAGTAAAATCGGATTTGTATTCCAGTTTCACCAATTGATGCCCGAATTTACCGCTGCAGAAAATGCTGCTATCCCTGCCATGATTGCAGGACTCGGAAAAAAAGAAGCATTGGCAAAAGCTGCTATAATATTAGAACAACTTTCATTGGGTCACCGTTTGCAACACAAACCTTCAGAATTATCAGGAGGTGAACAGCAACGTGTGGCTGTAGCCCGTGCGTTAATCAATGACCCTGCGGTGGTTTTTGCGGACGAACCCACAGGAAATCTCGATACCAAAAACGCTACTGAGCTCCACGATTTATTTTTGGATTTGCGTGAACGCACGGGACAAACATTTTTAATAGTAACACATAACGAAGCCTTGGCTAGCAAGAGCGACCGCATATTGCATATTGAAGATGGAATGATTGTTGGGTAGATACAGGGGTAGATTTGACAACTTTGCAATCAGCGACGCGGGCAAAGTTGTCAAATCTGAACGTACAAATTAAAAAAGTATGATGAAACATTATATTAAATTTGGAGATGTATTTAATAGAATACTAAACTCACGGTTGTGGTTGGTGGGGACACACAACCACGGGCAGCGGGGTTCTAGCTTTTTATTTTTTATTATAAGCATTATATCTATCAATGCTGCTCAGGCTCAACCTGTAAAAAAGCCTGCTGCTTCGCAAACGATGAAAATTGAAATGAATATTGGCGATAGTATATGGTTAGGCAAGCCCTCAGAACCTGACCATTTCGAATATATAGATATGATTACCAAAACACGTATCCCCGATACCAACCTCACTTATGATAGTATTACAGGAGCAGGTTTCTATACTTATTTTTTTGAAAACGGCGATATGGATGGCAAACGCTTACCCGCATTCTACCAAGGCGAACCAATGATAGTAGCCACTTCCATTAAAGCGAAAGACAAAAAAACAGGAGAAGACAGAATGGTTATTATAGCTTGGATTAACAAAGAAAAAATGCAAGTGGCTTGGATTGAAATTGGCAGTGCTTTGGAAAATGGAGAAGTGAAGTTGAGGCGGTAATCCTATACCATCAATTCTTCACAAACTTATACCTTGCCGCTGTTCCATTATGTTTGTGCAACATTTGTATAATATATACACCCGTTGACAGGTTAGAAGTATTAAACAAATAACAATTATACGAATGTGCTATTGGGTATGCCAACAATCTACCCTCCATATCATACAATGATATATCATAATCCTTTGTTTCACCTGCTATGCCCACAAATAATTCATCATGTGCGGGGTTTGGCCAGCATGTAACTAATATAGGTTCTTGCATAGTTGCAATACTTGTGGTACTAATATTAGCAGGGTTGTACGAGTCATTATCTATATG
This window contains:
- a CDS encoding ABC transporter ATP-binding protein; this encodes MIKASNITKKFGQIEVLRGIDVHVKKSEVVSIIGASGAGKSTLLHILGTLMPTDGGSFSIDGIDAHLLKGRKLDKFRNSKIGFVFQFHQLMPEFTAAENAAIPAMIAGLGKKEALAKAAIILEQLSLGHRLQHKPSELSGGEQQRVAVARALINDPAVVFADEPTGNLDTKNATELHDLFLDLRERTGQTFLIVTHNEALASKSDRILHIEDGMIVG